The DNA segment CCGGTCAGTGATCATGCTCCTGCGTGTAGTCAGATATTAAAATCTTAAACCATTAATAGATAAAAAACCAGGatttaaaatatgaaaaaaatattcatatagTATCTGTCATGGAAAACTCTTTCATAtagttgttctttttttataaatatatagttacttttatataaatatatagtttgagAAAGTAATAAAAACGTGTATTAGAAATCGTGTCGATGTcgaaaacaacatatatatatatatatatatatattgcgaGGACAAAAGCACCGGAACACGTCAAAACTCCGAAATTAAGTGTGCTTGGACGAGAGctgtactaggatgggtgatccCCTGAGAATTCCTCATGTTGcatccctcttttttttttccctccaaacaacatatttaaaaatggaCGTTGTTTTTTCCCaattatataggaaaaaaacatatacatacGTATCATAGACTATATACCTATAAGCATGTCTTGCATAACGCATACTCAAGAAATGAAGGATACTACATATCCTTATTGGTATAAAAGCAtgtatatacttcctctgttatGAAATAAAAAGGCATGGTTTAGGACTTGGATCCAATGAACAGGGCACAGGGGTAAAAAGACAAAGTTGTTGCAGACGATCGGCGAGCCAGCATGGGACCTTGTCGATTAGTGGCAGTGCGCCTTATGCAAATATGTCTATATTAGTGGTGACAGGATTGCTTACCATGTGTTTGAAAACTATTTGAGTGGTAGTACCAATTAGTATTTTACTGGGATCTAATTAGAAACCGTCTATTTTGAAAGATACACTCATAGTGGCAGTGAGTATTACTACTAGTATAGTATTCCTGCACTACTGCTAGTTCCCAGAAGTCTAGATAGAACTCCTGAAATCGACACTTTGAAAAGTAGCAGTGCTAATTACCGTGTATTTTTATTGTAATCCGTGTAAATTAGGTGCACGGAACAGAGAAGTCATTGGAGTGTCTTACCAAGTTACAAACAACAACAGAGAAGGCAAAGCTCTTCAAATGTCAACAAAATAttggagatatttttttaaaaaaaatgataacctATAATATGACACTTAGGAAGCAACCCTCGGGACTATTTCAAGCCTAGTCATTATCTACACATCGAGATACAGAGAAAGAAAATTCACATATAAACacatagaatattttttttacatagtactccctctagtttttaaattttataacgTCGTTAACTTTTGGATGtacttttaactatttgtcCTATCCAAAAATTTCATGCGGACATGTAAGAATATAGGCCATGCttaaagtaactttaatgaCAAATAAAGCACAACAAactaaaagataaaaaataatcacatAATATTTTTGCAGCCAGTTACAGAGGAGCTGAGAAAtatgtatattttaaaatactagttttttttggtgggtttgtgggggggggggggggggataagATACAATTTCATCCCCATATAAATGTAGAATTTATTGTTCTTTGGAGGATAACTCAAATCTCCACCAAGCATTCCGTGGGCcacaaataaaattaattagcaGGACTACTATAGGAGCAGGGGATACATAGTGGAGTAGTAGATGACATAGCGGGTTTAGtcgaggaaaaataaaaattaataccGTTAATTAAATGAGCCAATAGAGGACAAAATGCattgaaaatataataatctatgGAGTTTGCTTCAAAAATTGAGAATGGATGTTTCAGATACAGCTTTAAATATGAAGCATCTCAGAAATATATAAAGAAAGAATGTAAGAGTCCCGTGCATAAAATGAATAATATAATCAAAATAAAGAAATGTGTtcttagaaaagaaaatgaaaaaaaagggtgtGAGTTTCTATCAAGAGGTTGGGACTTATAGGGCATCAATAAAACAAATAAGCTGAGACAAGGCAGTACACCacttatgacaaaaaaaaaaggtttttgcACATGGCAGAGATAATGATAGTTAAATCATGCTGCATTAATAATGAAATCCTAAGATTAAATAAATGCAATTTCCCCTATTAGAGACCAGCACATTCTGGCCAGATAGATCTGAgaccaggggaaaaaaaagtttggcaTTGTTATGAAATCTGATGGCAATAGTGGCTACTTTTGTACACTGGCCACTCTCTGTTTTCACTGTAAATTTCTTATCTCTTAGGTTCCCTCATttcaaagaggaaaaaaatgctaaaaagtAGGGAATGTTCAGCTTTTGATTGCTTGAattccctgaaaaaaaaatccggtaaaattacaaaaatactaaggcaaaaaaaaaaagaacctatAACTAAAGAATCATGGATGCAATCATCCAAGAAttggtgttgctgctgctgcttggttTTGCTAGACACAATCGATCGCCATGAGCAATGTGTTGTCAACCTGTTGCGGTTTGTCCATTTCTGCATGCTGCTTGGCTTTGTCGTCGTCGACAatgacggcggccacggcggcgtagccgtcgccgccgccggtgagctcgcgcgcgcgctccgccTGCTCCGCCCAGTCGGTGCCCAGCACGGCGCGCAGCATCAGCCACGCGCAGACGAGCTGCGCGGCGAGCATGCCGCCCCACATCCCCCGGAAGTCCAGCCCCGCGGGCCAGaacgccagcgccagcgccaccgGCATCCCGACGCCGTAGAACGCCGCCACGTTGATCCTCGCTGCCCTCTCCGGCCGCGCGCTGCCGCGCAGCACGCCGCACCCGGCCGTCTGCGGGCAGTTCCCCAGCTCGGCAGCGCccagcagcggcagcgccgccgccgccagcctcaGGATGGCGTCCTCCGCCGTGAACatccgcgcccacgccgccctCACGGACACCGCGAACCCGAACGCCACGATCCCGAGCGCCgcgccgaggccgacgccgacgcgcgccACGAGGCGCGCCCGCTCCGGCCTCCCGGCGCCGAGCTCGTGGCCGACGCGGGTGGACACGGCGCAGCCGAGCGAGTGCGGGAAGATGTATATCAGAGAGGTGGTCTGTATCAGCACCcccatggccgccaccgccgccttggGGTCGGCGAGCACGCCGCAGAGGAGCACCATGATCTCGTACCACCACCATTCCAAGCAGACCGACATGCAGCTGTGCACGGACAGCCTCACCAGGCTCCACCACTCcctgacgccgccgtcgtcgtcctcctcgccggcggccggcgcggcggcggaggcgcacgCCTTCGCCCTGCCGCCGTACATTCCCGAGAGGCACACGTACGCCGCGAGGAACAGGAGGCAGTTGAGGTTGGTGCAGACCGCGCCGAGCGCGACGCCGCGGatgccgaggccgaggcggtCGACGAGGACGACGTTGATGGGCACGTGgagcagcagcgcggcggcggcggcgtaggtgAGCGGGAGCGTGACGGACTGCGCGCGGAGGTAGATGCGGATGGGGTGGAGGAAGCACTGCACGGCGAGGTCGGGGAGGGAGCAGAGGATGTAGGCGTACGCCGTGGCGGCGATGTCCGGGTCCTGGCCGGTGGCGACGAGGACGCGGTGCATGGCCACCCAGAGCGCGCTGATGGGCACGGACGCCGCCAGGAGCAGCACGACGGTGCGCCGGAGCGCGGCGCGGAGCAGGTCAGTCCGCCCCGCGCCGAACGCCTGGCCGCAAACAGGGTCCAtcccgccggcgaggccggagAGGACGGAGTAGCCGGTGATGTTGGCGAAGCCGAGCGCGAGCgagccgccggcgagcgggagcTGGCCGAGGCGGCCGAGGAAGACCATGGACACCAGGGAGCGCAGGTACAGCAGGATCCCGGCGCCGACCATCGGCCCGGCGAGGCAGAGGATGGACGCCACCTCGCCAagaacgccggcggcggcgccggccagcCTCGGGCGATCATGCAGCTTGGgatagctcgccgtcgccgccggcatgACAAGCAATTGTTGGTGGCATTGCGTCGCCTCATCGCTGTGGCGACtcgccattgctgctgctgctgcgctgcACGTTTGGAGTGTAGCTTTGTGTGAGCCGACCCTCCGGTTTGTTGCTGCAGAGGAGAGAGGCCGGCTTTGTGTTCATGGGGATGATGGCTGAACTAGGCTGTATATATAACCGTTGGCTGCTGCAAAACATTACTACTCGAAATTTTCAGTGGGCCAGATGGAAAATTGGGAAAAAATTGCATGTGTGGCCCACAGGGCAGTGATCCAGCTAgacgcgaaaaaaaaaaggtatggttCTCGATTAAACGAAAAAGCTGTAGCCACGGGTTGAGTGACTCTCGTTTTGGTATAACGTATCAAAATGGGTGGTTTTGATCGAATGGAACAAAATATTTTGGCGTGTTCGGAGGCGCGCGCCAGTTCTTCGAACCGCGCTGTATCGTACTGTGAAACTTTAGCTGTCACCATTTGGACGGTTCAGATCTACGTTACAAGTTCAGATGGTTCAGAACTATGTTACAAGTTCAGAGTACCAATTGTCCGTAGCTGGATCTAGGCAACGGCACTCTCTCAAATATCTCCTAGTAAAAATTTGAATAGGTGAAAACACATGTACTTTTTTacggtgggaggggaggagtgTAAGAGTTAACTTAAAAGAATTTACCATGCATAGGCGGAAGAATGTGgtgagagaggggggggggggggggtcggggaggaggcggtgacACAACGTGTGTGTGGAGACAAGGAGTAGAGGTCTCATGGAGTCATGGTAGGGGAGGCATGAAAGTGAAAAATAGAAGAGGTTTAGAAGGTTGGAAGACTTACAAATTGATACAAGTATCCTGAATGGTCGCTTTGAAATTTTGCCTACTCGACGCTCACAATACATTTGTTTCCCATATTCGACGGTCCATGAATTCTCGTCGACATGGCCCAATAAGAAACCAATAAAGCTTATTGTGTTCATTACTTTAGATTCCTATAAATAAGTAGTAGAttggtaaaaaaaactcaaatttatttattgagGTAAAAATAATGATATATTTGTACTATACACTTGGATGATAAAGAAATTCTGAAATATCTTTGTCAATGTACTACATAAGTAGGCAGTGAATGATAGTACTTGGAGTCCAGGATTCTCTGAGAGAAGATGCCTAGAGGATTTGAAGTGTTTGAGGGGATAAAGTATGGTGTACCACAtgtatgtattattttttcctcTCCCAAAAACATGAGAGTTTCCATATATCTGTGGTCCATTGagtggtatattatagaaaaacTACGCAGTAGTTTCCTTAATAATTTGTATGGTATAAATTTACTATGAACATACCCTCGACATATGGTATATGAGTTGGGACTATCGTAAACCTATGGACCAAGACTATGACTCCATGGTCACCACTACTCCGTTCTATGAGTCTATATGGAGAGGGGACCGAAGGATTGTGTCTTCGACCAAACCGTCTGATAATTGGAGGGTCACTTAACAATCGaagatttgagatatttttggCTTGAGTCTTACCACCCATCTTCTATACATTGGTTTGCCTTATATAAACCGAGAGTCTTCGACTTGTCGAATGTCTTGGCACACACCCCTCTATCCAGGGGTTCATAATCTTTcagataattaaaatattttatttcctCGGTTTTGCCATAAGTCACACAACTAGATGATTTGGGACTTCACGTCGAGAGGCCTTCTAATGTTTTCCTTATGTTAACCGCTCTCCGATTGTTGAAGGcattttactcttcgaccttcTAAGGTAGCGGGTAAGGTCATCCTCGAAACATTTATTTGAATTCATTGTGTAGAAACCACTTAATTAGGTCTTAAGATGTATTGGCATTTCGGTGGAAACCAAATTGTATATTAGGACGAATATATATACCTCCTAATTTTAACACTATAAGTTACCTCTAATTCTAAATCTCAGTATTTCCTCATGaacatgaaagaaaaaagattCATCCGGTATGAACTTTTTTCCTACTCCTAATTAACTACCCAATGTTATGCAGttgatctttttttccctccccTTTTTACAGTCTAGCATCTGAGATGAACAGTTCAACCCGACTCTAGCTGAAATTTGGGAGTTTGGCACCTCCTCCTTCGAGGGCGTTGGGCAGCTTAACGCCGCACTAATGCATTCAAGGAAAAAGAAGATTACCGGAAACCGTGACGACCTCGCAGTCACATTTATGCCGTGTGTGACATTTCCACCGTTCAGTTGCTGCGCCATTGCAGTAAGGATGGCGAAACAGCCACTTGTTTAATCTTTCGGTCACCTTTCAGACATGGCTGGTTGTTTGCTAACTACACAGAAATTACAAGGAATCAAAATGCATGGCTTTTGCAGGAGCTTTGTTTACTCTATGTTTTTTCAGCATACAGCTTTCTCATTCTTGAAAGGTCAGGTCAGAGACCATGTAGAATATTCGATGTAGCTTGCAAcatctgcatatatatatatagctgcagCAGCTGCATTGTCTCAGCATATCATTAGCATCTGACCTATACCTCTAGCGAAGAGCCCAAGCTGATCACCTGAGTGTTTACTCCCAAATGGAAGTTTAAGGTTGACCTGAATTATTAGTTTTGATAAGCCTTTAATATGGACAATCTTCAGATACGATAAACTGGCAAGATCACGCAAGATCTCCATAGAACACTGACAAACTGTCAGCGGCTACTGGGAGAGGTGCCACCTTTCCTAGTCAGCCACAACTGATTGCATCAGTACAGCTTGAATTTAGAGTTTTAATTTTGACTCTGGACTATTTCAAAGCACGTTTTGCAAACAATTGATGGTCAACGAGGGATAGAAATTCAGAAATGATTATATTAGTGTTTTGGTCAAATAGTTTCGCCAGGAGGCCAGTTCTGTATGAGCTAACATAACCTGCCATTAAGAGCATGACCATCAAGATCTCCATGTGAGTCTACCTGAAGAAAGATTGCAAGCTGATACGGCCAGGTACTATAATTCAATCATCTACTCGTCCTCGTACTACTGGTAGAGTGGTAGAGGCTGTTTCATTTCGTTAAAAAAACGAGTTTTTGATTCTCCAAGATTCAGTTTGACATAACTAGATATGGAATAATCGTGCAATGCTGAGCTTTGCAGCAAAGGCCGGGGAAGTAAATCATTTCcgttattgaaaaataaatttgctAGGGAAAACTAACTGATGTTGTAACCTGAAATGTCAAAAGTACTGTAGAAAGAAAGTGTCTTGGTGCAAGCAACTCAAGTGAAACATTGTTAATCGGTTCTTGTCTTGTAGCTGGcgagacaaaaaaaattctgttCTACCGTGATGATCAATCGAATCGAATCATGTTGATGAACAGGGTGTTGATATGATAATCAAGCGAAATCTTTCTACCAAGCAGTAATAAGGACTTGGTTGAACGCATTGACAATGGGACGTGGATTTCTTATCAATCAAATCAACTTTGCAAGTTGACATATTTCTATATGTTATCTTCATCGGTAAAGAGCAAACCCTGATAATATCATATTTTTCAGGTCACAGTACATGAATAGATTCCACTGGACCCTGCAACATTATTCAGGAGTACCCCTACATCTCAATTTGAGAATATTTATTGCATTTACAATAGACTCAGTTCTCATGTTCATGAACTGAAGAGACGAATTTACTAATTATTACCCTCTTTTTACACAACAAAGATGAGTAGTTGACAGATTATCCAGCCTCATTTTTAGTGGTAGCTGCAATTTTATTTAAATGAGTATAAGAAAATACTATGGTGCTTTCGCTGTCATACCGTATGCCCATCCATATCACTGCAGATTCTTCGTGCCTCCTTCCCCTGATGCAGTGACGCAACCAAGAACAGGGACACCATTGATTCCACGAGAAATGCTGGGTTTTTTCAGACTGCTGCATCAGCATTCAGCAAGCAGTTCAGTACAAGCTTGCAACAAAAGTGGAAGCCACCATTCAGGAAGCAGAAAAGGTGCAAAGGCATCATGATGAATCAACGGAGTCTTTGCAGTGTGTGCCCTTGCAAGGGAATGTGATTCCCGGTGATGCGAACCTGTTCAGATAATTTTCTGCCATGTTAGAGCATGAACAGTGGTTCGGACGATTGCTGTCGATATATAAGCTTTCCACGTTATATCTAGACACTACATATAGACAATTCATACAACATTTCGTCTGTGTAGATGCCTCAAACATATACATACAAATAATGATTTCATATTAAGTTGGTTCTTAGACCGTCTGTTGATTAACAGACAACaatcttctctctccttctcctttcCTCCACATAATAAAAATCTTACATgacatcttttttttcaaaagatgaTGTCACAGCATAGTTCATGCCCTTAAACCGGCCTGACCGGACAGTTTTAACCGGATAGCAACGCAGCATTTCCCTGATAAGGATATGCATGTATACTATATCTTGCCCTGCAGCTTTGCAAGCTtgtgatgatgaggaggagccTGGCACCCACAGAACATGGGGGCGAATTGAATGTCCCAAATGCTTCCAAACAGGTACGAATTCCCTCACGGTCCAGGGGTCTGAGATCAGGACACACATGGGATGTGGAGATCCTCGCCGATATCCTCATCGCTTTTGTTCTCTTTAGGCCATCCTAGCTCACGAGTTACTGACGAACATATTACTCTCTGAATGACCGTATCACTGAATGTCTGAAttttgcgtcaaaaaaaaaaaaaaaactgaatgtctgaatctgtgtgtgtgtgtgtgtgtgtgtgtgtgtgtgtgtgtgtggacaGAGTTTGTTTTTTTGCATCAGGCTGCATGTTGGAGAGTAAAGACATCGACATCTTCAGCTTCGTCAGCATAGTTTGTTTTGTCAACCGTTGAGACAATTGATCACCCATTTCGATCACTAAAATCCCTTACAATAATCCTTTCTGATCTTGTTGGAGAGAGCATTTGCCATATGCTGAGATGTGTGCACAGGACGACAGGATGTGTACAACCTTGTAGCCACGAGATTGGATAAGATTATATATACTCATAGTAGTATGCAAACGTTTGCCACTGAAATTGAAGCAGACAGCATCCACTGTCTGCTCCCGGGAGATTGGAGGTCAGGACAACGGATGTCTCGCTCGTCCAATAAACtctgcacaaacaaaatatactaCGTAATTCCCCGATATTTTTCTTGGAGAATCTTATATTCTTACGCTCCAGAATTCAAAATTACTCCTATTTAACTCTTCGAacaacttaaaaaatacttatatttcgAGACGGACGGACGGTTCAGAATTGAGATCTACCGT comes from the Oryza glaberrima chromosome 9, OglaRS2, whole genome shotgun sequence genome and includes:
- the LOC127784245 gene encoding protein DETOXIFICATION 49-like; protein product: MASRHSDEATQCHQQLLVMPAATASYPKLHDRPRLAGAAAGVLGEVASILCLAGPMVGAGILLYLRSLVSMVFLGRLGQLPLAGGSLALGFANITGYSVLSGLAGGMDPVCGQAFGAGRTDLLRAALRRTVVLLLAASVPISALWVAMHRVLVATGQDPDIAATAYAYILCSLPDLAVQCFLHPIRIYLRAQSVTLPLTYAAAAALLLHVPINVVLVDRLGLGIRGVALGAVCTNLNCLLFLAAYVCLSGMYGGRAKACASAAAPAAGEEDDDGGVREWWSLVRLSVHSCMSVCLEWWWYEIMVLLCGVLADPKAAVAAMGVLIQTTSLIYIFPHSLGCAVSTRVGHELGAGRPERARLVARVGVGLGAALGIVAFGFAVSVRAAWARMFTAEDAILRLAAAALPLLGAAELGNCPQTAGCGVLRGSARPERAARINVAAFYGVGMPVALALAFWPAGLDFRGMWGGMLAAQLVCAWLMLRAVLGTDWAEQAERARELTGGGDGYAAVAAVIVDDDKAKQHAEMDKPQQVDNTLLMAIDCV